Within Thermodesulfobacteriota bacterium, the genomic segment CCGTGCGCAGGACCGAGGAGAACCGGGTCGCGTCCGCCACCGGGATGCTCCCTGTGCCGCGCACGACGATGGCTTTGAGCTTCTTCGAGCCCATCACCGCACCCGAGCCCCCCCGCGCGTACGCCGTGCACTTGTCCACGACGATCCCCGCCGCGGCGAGGAGGTTTTCGCCGGCGGGCCCGATGGCCATGACCATGCAGTCACCGCCCTCTCGATCCCACAGTGCCTCCGCGGTGTCGTAGGTGTCCATCCCCCACAGGCCGGAGGCGTCGCGCAGCTGTACGTCGTCGTCCTCGATGCGCAGGTACACGGGCCCCTGGGAGCAACCCGTAACGGCGAGGTGGTCGAAGCCGGCCATCCGCAGCATGCCGAGATGGCCGCCGCCGCTGGAGCCCAGCAAGCCGGTAAGCGGGGACCGATAGGTGACGTTGGATTTGCCCGCTCCGGGGATCAGGGTTCCCACGAACGGGCCGCTCCCGAAGATGAGGCTGTTGGCTGGAGAGAGCGGGGGGGTGCCCCGGGGGATGAGGTCCAGCGCCAACCTCGCGTTGGCACACCCGCCCCCGAGGTAGTCCCGCAGCCAGTCGCGCGGCAGCGCTTCGGACCTTGCAGCGCCCGATCCCACGTCCACGTGGAGCATCTTTCCCAGATATCCGCCCTGTGCCATGATCGCTCTCCTCGTTCGCTCAGGCTTCCGCCAGCACGCCATACTCGCAGAAGGGCACGCACAGCCCGCACCCGGTGCACTCGTCGAGAACGCGAGGCTGAAAGGCGTTCTCGTTCTTGACCCTCTCGATGCGAATGCTGGCAGCCGCGAGGCTGAACGCGCGGGTGTTCTCGAACGAGCAGGCCAGGGCGCAGAGCCTGCACCCGGAGCAGTTTTGCGGCGCGGCGATGGTGAGCATCTCTGTCTCCTTTCTCGTGGCCTTCTTACAGCCGTTCCTGCGGTGGTCCAGAACCGTTGGGCTGCCGTCCCGTGCGTTCGAAGCGGTTGTCAGCGCTGCGCTCGCGGGGGAGCTTCCCAGAAAGAGACACGACAGGATCCCACTCTGACGCAGGATCGTACCTGGAGGAGCTTTTCCCGTCTGCCGCCGTGGAACGCGAGACGTCAGGAGGAGCTCCCTAGACCGGCTTCCATCAAGGGAAAACCGTCGGTGCCAGTCTCTTCCGGGGAGCCTGCGTCTTCGCCTTTGCATGTGCAGCGGTTCATTGTGCATGCAAATCTTTCGCCACTCGCGACTGCTCGAGTTCGAGCGGGCAGCGGTCGCCACCACGGCATCGGCGGCGCAGGGCTGTCAGCGAGGTCGTCGAAATCCTGGTGCCATTGCCCACCCGCATCCGGGCGAGCGGGCTGCGGGACATGGGCGCGCTTCCCGGGCGCTTCCGCGAATTCAGCGGGCAGGGCGAGAAGGTTCGCTTCGCCTAC encodes:
- a CDS encoding 4Fe-4S dicluster domain-containing protein yields the protein MLTIAAPQNCSGCRLCALACSFENTRAFSLAAASIRIERVKNENAFQPRVLDECTGCGLCVPFCEYGVLAEA